One region of Candidatus Electrothrix rattekaaiensis genomic DNA includes:
- a CDS encoding omptin family outer membrane protease codes for MKQSAQKKAICKIRGLGLVAGLISTGMLVTQAQAAAYVDPYFASKVDLSFGLEEMTGDLTSSIGGEINHANGENESTFFPISELEWPMDILLARFEGSLTLNPMWRINGILKTAVDDPGETMIDRDWFYPDGWVDVYSESSISEFEAFILDIDFEWTYLQQGPWSLSAGVGYLYQDFEYQGNLIRQYSPSGITGYNYVGNGSTGVAYENTFSMVYFLLGADLQLTQKFDLSGKFSVAPLASSEDELHHLYYDKVSTGDMDGVAYMFEVSCNFQFTPWWFVKSGVQFTTISVDGDQYQVLAGEPLGQIDQEVESNQSSGYISMGYSF; via the coding sequence ATGAAACAATCAGCACAGAAAAAGGCGATATGCAAGATACGAGGGCTTGGGTTGGTAGCCGGATTGATCAGTACTGGTATGCTGGTTACGCAGGCTCAGGCTGCTGCCTACGTTGACCCTTATTTCGCCAGCAAGGTTGATCTGTCCTTTGGTTTGGAAGAAATGACCGGCGACCTGACCTCTTCCATCGGCGGAGAGATCAATCATGCGAATGGGGAAAATGAAAGCACGTTCTTCCCGATCAGCGAGCTTGAGTGGCCGATGGATATCCTGCTGGCCCGATTTGAAGGTTCTTTGACGCTCAACCCCATGTGGCGCATAAACGGTATTTTGAAAACAGCTGTTGATGATCCGGGCGAGACCATGATTGATCGTGATTGGTTTTACCCGGATGGATGGGTAGATGTCTATTCGGAAAGCAGTATCTCTGAATTTGAAGCATTTATTCTGGACATAGATTTTGAGTGGACCTACCTTCAGCAAGGACCGTGGAGCCTCTCTGCCGGTGTTGGTTATCTGTATCAGGATTTTGAGTACCAAGGAAACCTGATCAGGCAGTACTCTCCCAGCGGCATTACGGGATATAATTATGTGGGGAACGGATCAACCGGGGTTGCCTATGAAAATACCTTTTCCATGGTTTATTTTTTGCTCGGTGCTGATTTGCAGTTGACCCAGAAGTTTGATCTTTCAGGAAAATTTTCTGTGGCACCTCTGGCCTCTTCCGAGGATGAGCTGCATCATCTTTACTATGATAAAGTGTCTACCGGAGATATGGACGGTGTCGCCTATATGTTTGAGGTGAGTTGTAATTTTCAGTTCACTCCTTGGTGGTTCGTGAAATCTGGCGTACAGTTTACCACCATTTCTGTTGACGGAGATCAGTATCAGGTGCTTGCTGGAGAGCCGTTGGGGCAGATTGATCAGGAGGTTGAAAGTAACCAGTCTTCAGGATATATAAGTATGGGATATTCGTTTTAA
- the ispH gene encoding 4-hydroxy-3-methylbut-2-enyl diphosphate reductase produces MEVILARPRGFCAGVNRAINVVNKALEVYKPPVYVLHEIVHNTHVIRELEEKGAVFVEQLEDIPGGSIAIFSAHGVSQAIKEQAKHLGLRAINATCPLVSKVHRRVSRLNKINYDVVVIGHKGHPEVEGTCGHASGSVHVVSSPDEVQRIQVNNPNRVGYVTQTTLSIDDTAEMLTALRKQFPEISEPSRTDICFATSNRQAAVRELSESVDIILVVGSKNSSNSNRLREVAQKNHIPAFLIDHAEEIDPNWLRNAERIGITAGASAPEYLVTELIAWLRERYKVKEVREMDGVDETICFQLPNI; encoded by the coding sequence ATGGAAGTCATTCTTGCCCGACCGCGCGGATTCTGCGCAGGTGTTAACAGAGCCATCAACGTCGTGAATAAGGCCTTGGAGGTCTATAAGCCGCCGGTGTATGTCCTGCATGAGATTGTCCATAATACCCATGTGATCAGGGAACTGGAAGAAAAAGGGGCTGTTTTTGTTGAGCAGCTTGAGGATATCCCCGGCGGTTCAATAGCCATTTTCAGTGCCCACGGGGTGTCCCAAGCCATCAAAGAGCAGGCGAAACATCTGGGCCTCCGAGCCATCAACGCAACCTGCCCCTTGGTCTCCAAGGTGCATCGTCGTGTCAGCCGCCTCAATAAAATAAATTATGATGTGGTGGTGATCGGCCATAAAGGGCATCCAGAGGTTGAAGGCACCTGTGGCCATGCCTCCGGCTCGGTGCATGTGGTTTCCTCACCTGATGAGGTCCAGCGTATCCAGGTTAACAACCCGAATCGGGTCGGTTATGTGACTCAAACCACGCTCAGCATTGATGACACCGCAGAAATGTTGACAGCCCTTCGCAAACAGTTTCCCGAAATCTCAGAGCCTTCCCGAACAGACATCTGCTTTGCCACCAGCAATCGGCAGGCTGCTGTCCGAGAACTCAGCGAATCTGTCGATATCATCCTGGTTGTCGGCTCAAAAAACAGCTCGAACTCAAACCGGTTGCGTGAGGTTGCGCAAAAAAATCATATCCCAGCCTTTCTTATTGACCATGCGGAAGAAATAGATCCGAATTGGCTGCGTAATGCCGAACGAATAGGAATCACAGCCGGTGCATCGGCACCTGAATACCTTGTTACAGAGCTGATAGCTTGGTTGCGCGAAAGATATAAGGTGAAGGAGGTGCGAGAAATGGACGGGGTCGATGAAACCATATGTTTTCAACTCCCTAACATATAG
- a CDS encoding DUF493 domain-containing protein has translation MEKKAVQAALSKKLGDAPYSLSESRTSKQGKYISLNLALTVHNEEQRLYLYSALTADPSIKLVL, from the coding sequence ATGGAAAAAAAAGCCGTACAGGCAGCTCTTTCCAAAAAACTCGGAGATGCACCCTACTCACTCTCCGAATCCCGTACCTCCAAGCAAGGGAAATATATCAGCCTTAACCTGGCATTGACCGTGCATAATGAGGAACAGCGACTCTATCTGTACAGTGCCCTGACAGCCGATCCCTCTATCAAGCTGGTCTTATGA
- a CDS encoding class I SAM-dependent methyltransferase has protein sequence MIKNIFRKFAVKIGVRKPVNKFMRIISKDPLNASLHLQYAVRSFKRGQNYLAFAELKTAEFLGVNDAELLEYKDSILNSMPRNEIMNHNQYFRLKSLASELKDRSKSNHFSVLDVGGGAGVLASFIPEASYCLAEPSVNGISGTDLPFPDRSFDYVVSCHVLEHIPPEQRESFLDQLLAKSKYGLILLNPFYIEGTSVEERLKLVIDVTGADWAKEHLKCTLPKIEDVKKYAKKKKVKITIRPNGTLTTTQALVFVDYFSGKSFSRSDREKVNCFFNTNFDNNILDSEKYPVGYLVYLSRSEG, from the coding sequence ATGATTAAAAACATTTTTAGAAAATTTGCTGTAAAGATTGGTGTTAGAAAGCCCGTTAATAAGTTTATGCGTATAATTTCAAAAGATCCTTTAAACGCGAGCCTGCATCTCCAGTACGCTGTCCGTTCTTTTAAACGCGGTCAAAACTATTTAGCATTTGCCGAATTGAAAACGGCAGAATTTCTCGGAGTCAATGACGCGGAATTACTGGAGTACAAAGATTCAATTTTGAACTCAATGCCACGAAATGAAATTATGAATCACAATCAGTATTTCAGATTGAAGTCTCTTGCTTCGGAACTCAAAGATAGAAGCAAGAGTAATCACTTCAGTGTACTGGATGTTGGCGGAGGAGCGGGGGTGCTGGCTTCGTTTATCCCTGAAGCCTCTTATTGCTTAGCAGAGCCAAGTGTGAACGGCATTTCAGGAACAGATTTACCGTTTCCTGATCGTTCGTTTGATTATGTTGTTTCATGCCATGTCCTTGAGCATATACCGCCTGAGCAGAGAGAATCTTTTTTAGACCAATTGCTCGCTAAAAGTAAATACGGTCTGATTCTCCTTAATCCATTCTATATTGAAGGAACTTCTGTTGAAGAACGGTTAAAGCTCGTGATAGATGTCACAGGTGCAGATTGGGCAAAGGAACATTTAAAATGTACTTTGCCTAAGATCGAAGACGTTAAAAAGTATGCTAAAAAGAAGAAAGTGAAAATAACTATTCGGCCAAATGGAACTTTAACAACAACGCAGGCATTGGTGTTCGTTGATTACTTCTCTGGAAAATCATTTTCCAGATCGGATAGGGAAAAGGTAAATTGCTTTTTTAATACTAACTTTGATAATAATATTCTTGATTCAGAGAAGTATCCCGTAGGATATCTCGTATATCTTAGCCGGTCAGAAGGATAG
- the galE gene encoding UDP-glucose 4-epimerase GalE — MHIIVTGGAGYIGSHTCLELLNSGHEVTVIDNLCNSGREGLRRVEKLTGKTLNFFQVDLLDADALDTVFRQNADATAVIHFAGLKAVGESVDKPLLYYHNNLTGTIHLCQTMQRHGIKNMVFSSSATVYGDPASVPITEDFPLLACTNPYGRTKAMIEDILRDLHVADGEWNISLLRYFNPVGAHESGEIGEDPNGLPNNLMPYISQVAVGRLEQLSVFGNDYPTPDGTGVRDYIHVVDLAKGHLCALGKLAEKPGVVTYNLGTGQGYSVLEMIRAFEKASGKKVPYTITPRRHGDIAQCYADPTLAAQELGWKAELGLDAMCTDTWNWQSKNPDGYAG; from the coding sequence ATGCATATTATTGTTACCGGCGGAGCCGGATATATAGGCAGTCACACCTGCCTGGAACTGCTGAATAGCGGTCATGAAGTAACCGTTATTGATAATCTCTGCAACTCGGGCCGGGAAGGCTTGCGGCGGGTGGAGAAACTCACTGGTAAAACACTTAATTTTTTTCAGGTTGATCTGCTGGATGCCGATGCCCTGGACACAGTGTTTCGCCAGAATGCCGATGCCACAGCGGTTATTCATTTTGCTGGCCTGAAAGCTGTGGGTGAGTCTGTGGATAAGCCCCTGCTTTACTACCACAATAACCTCACCGGCACCATTCATCTCTGCCAAACCATGCAGCGGCACGGAATCAAAAATATGGTCTTCAGCTCTTCAGCCACAGTGTACGGAGACCCGGCTTCGGTGCCTATTACAGAGGATTTTCCTCTGCTCGCCTGCACCAATCCCTATGGTCGAACCAAGGCTATGATTGAAGATATCCTCCGTGATCTGCATGTTGCAGATGGGGAATGGAATATCAGCCTGCTTCGCTATTTCAATCCGGTGGGTGCCCATGAAAGCGGTGAGATCGGTGAAGATCCCAACGGTCTTCCCAATAACCTGATGCCCTATATCTCTCAAGTGGCAGTGGGGCGGTTGGAGCAACTTTCCGTGTTCGGCAATGATTACCCAACCCCTGACGGAACAGGCGTTCGTGATTATATCCATGTGGTTGACCTAGCCAAGGGCCATCTCTGCGCCTTGGGAAAATTGGCGGAAAAGCCGGGTGTGGTCACCTATAATCTGGGAACCGGCCAAGGCTACTCTGTGCTGGAGATGATCAGGGCCTTTGAAAAGGCATCCGGGAAAAAGGTTCCCTATACCATTACGCCCCGTCGGCATGGTGACATAGCCCAATGTTATGCCGATCCTACCCTAGCCGCCCAAGAGCTGGGCTGGAAGGCGGAACTGGGCCTTGATGCGATGTGTACTGATACCTGGAATTGGCAGTCCAAAAATCCTGACGGGTATGCCGGTTAA
- a CDS encoding serine acetyltransferase — translation MSLKEQDSCGCEGHVPSSLPENDYIPSIVSQLAEGFISKKWSSHIEPVAIPSKEEVVDLVLQAQRIMFPGYFSSTMLNPSSLEYHLGYNLTIFFRNLSRQLNSAIRHDCFRHNQPCSNCNARSHELACRFIREIPKIREALESDIQATLNGDPAARNVDEVIFSYPGFFAVFVYRLAHALFTLGIPVIPRILSEYAYHRTAIDIHPGADIGESFFIDHGAGVVIGETCVIGNWVRLYQGVTLGALSLPKGAGRKLRDIKRHPTIEDDVIIYANATILGGDTVVGARSIVGGNVWLTRSIDPDTKVLLKQPELVYIGKNE, via the coding sequence ATGTCCCTAAAAGAACAGGATTCCTGCGGATGCGAAGGGCATGTCCCGTCATCCTTGCCAGAGAATGATTATATTCCTTCCATTGTCAGTCAGTTGGCAGAGGGGTTTATCTCCAAAAAATGGTCAAGCCATATTGAACCGGTCGCTATTCCCTCCAAGGAAGAGGTGGTGGACCTGGTGCTCCAGGCCCAGCGGATCATGTTTCCCGGTTATTTCAGCTCCACCATGCTCAATCCGTCCAGTCTGGAATATCATCTGGGGTATAATCTGACGATCTTTTTTAGGAATTTGAGTAGGCAACTGAATTCGGCCATTCGCCATGATTGTTTTCGCCACAATCAGCCCTGTTCCAATTGTAATGCCCGTAGCCATGAGTTGGCATGCCGATTTATCAGGGAAATACCTAAGATTCGGGAAGCCTTGGAATCGGATATTCAGGCGACCCTTAACGGCGATCCGGCAGCCCGTAATGTGGATGAGGTGATTTTCAGTTATCCCGGATTCTTTGCCGTGTTTGTCTATCGTTTGGCCCATGCCCTGTTTACTTTGGGTATTCCAGTGATACCGAGGATTCTCAGTGAGTACGCTTATCATCGGACGGCTATTGATATCCACCCCGGCGCGGATATCGGCGAGTCTTTTTTTATTGATCACGGTGCAGGCGTTGTTATCGGGGAAACCTGTGTTATCGGGAATTGGGTGCGTTTGTATCAGGGCGTGACCCTTGGTGCCCTTTCTCTCCCTAAAGGAGCAGGCAGGAAGCTGAGGGACATCAAGCGGCATCCGACTATTGAGGATGATGTGATTATCTATGCCAATGCCACTATTCTTGGCGGAGACACGGTGGTCGGAGCACGCTCCATTGTGGGCGGTAATGTCTGGCTGACCAGAAGCATCGACCCGGATACCAAGGTGCTGCTGAAACAGCCGGAGCTGGTGTACATCGGCAAAAACGAGTAG
- a CDS encoding thioredoxin family protein — protein MKALYCTEQKEQSEHRGKGTASRRYTTISFLFIFFVPALLLLLMSGRDCSAMVGISFGQDEISWKGYKEGLAQAKREGKPALVVFYSESCSACKKYKGVLQHSSIVDASASFVMIRVNTRHEPQLSAKYQFDGKYVPRTFAVFPDGKIMHHLYPSKKYKYFIELEPENLLSLMQKAQAEMKP, from the coding sequence TTGAAGGCGTTATATTGTACTGAACAAAAAGAACAGAGTGAACACAGAGGGAAGGGGACTGCCAGTCGTCGATATACCACTATCTCGTTTCTATTTATTTTTTTCGTACCAGCCTTATTGCTCCTGTTGATGTCGGGGCGCGATTGCTCGGCAATGGTTGGCATTTCTTTTGGACAGGACGAGATCTCCTGGAAAGGCTATAAAGAGGGGCTGGCCCAGGCCAAGCGAGAGGGCAAACCAGCACTTGTTGTTTTTTATTCTGAGTCATGCTCTGCCTGCAAAAAGTATAAAGGTGTGCTTCAGCACAGCAGCATTGTTGATGCGTCTGCCTCTTTCGTTATGATTCGGGTGAATACTCGTCACGAGCCGCAGTTAAGTGCAAAATATCAATTTGACGGCAAGTACGTACCCAGAACCTTTGCTGTCTTTCCTGATGGAAAGATCATGCACCATCTGTATCCTTCCAAAAAATATAAATACTTTATCGAGCTTGAGCCGGAGAATCTGCTGAGCCTGATGCAGAAGGCGCAGGCAGAGATGAAACCTTAA
- the polA gene encoding DNA polymerase I, with translation MSQQTELFPAPPKKKEVYLIDGSAYIYRAYHAIKPLSNNSGLPTHAVYGFTTILRRLLREKQPEYLAVAFDTKGPVFRHKISADYKANRPPMPEDLVPQIPYIHKMVAAYNLLSMSADELEADDLIASAARLLVEQGCKVVVVSGDKDLLQLVSEDITMWDPMNDRLMDVAAVEEKYGLSPLQLLDYLSLTGDSADNIKGVPGVGPKTAQKLLAEHKTLEGLYEQVDGLKKSKMKERLIVHKEDAFLSRDLVRLQDKAEVEADLQAYLVRESDPEALRELLTELEFFTLLKSDVPAAKVTTEGFTLVRQRQELERLINQLGEQLGEQLGEQLQGATHLVVDTETTSLDPLEAELVGISLCTETKQAWYLPCGHRDTGGNLLPDQLALQDIVDLLGPLLTDSTLAKIGHNLKYDYAILAAPQNGGIRLAGPLYDTMLGAWLLEPSRRSYKLDDLCQELDLKLTPFSEVVAGDKAPDAFCRVAPEAAKNYSCEDVYGSLRLFEEQRAELEKQGLWKLFAEVEGALIPVLAAMEETGILLDKAVLQGLTQEFGERLDVLEQEIFAVAGHAFNINSSQQLAEVLFDELALPKGRKTKTGYSTDIKVLEKLSHKHELPALIVRFRNLAKLKSTYVDKLQTHISPISGRVHSSFNQWGTATGRLSSSNPNLQNIPIRSEEGRRIRSAFIAPPGSLLLSADYSQIDLRVMAHYSQDKALLEAFRGEGDIHSQTAAEIFQVSLPLITGEMRRVAKSINFGIVYGMSAFGLSEQLGITRKEAQTFIDRYFVHYAGVQQFMDDIMDQARVDGYVTTLLGRRRQLPEINASNRNRRQFAERMAINTPIQGTASDIIKLAMMKVHHELIAQQAQARLLLQIHDELVLEVPEDELESISVMVKEAMESVMTLDVPLKVNTEVGGSLDKGE, from the coding sequence ATGAGTCAACAGACAGAGCTGTTTCCTGCTCCTCCGAAAAAGAAAGAAGTTTACCTGATTGACGGCAGTGCCTATATCTATCGGGCCTACCATGCTATCAAACCCCTGAGCAATAACAGCGGGCTCCCCACCCATGCTGTCTATGGTTTCACCACAATCTTACGCCGTCTCCTGCGGGAGAAACAGCCGGAATACCTAGCAGTGGCCTTTGATACCAAGGGGCCGGTTTTCCGTCATAAGATTTCAGCTGATTACAAGGCCAATCGCCCACCCATGCCCGAGGATCTTGTCCCCCAGATCCCCTATATCCACAAGATGGTTGCTGCCTATAACCTGCTGAGCATGTCGGCAGATGAGCTGGAGGCCGATGACCTGATCGCCTCGGCAGCTCGCTTGCTGGTCGAGCAGGGCTGTAAGGTGGTGGTGGTCTCCGGGGATAAGGATCTCTTGCAGCTGGTTTCCGAAGACATCACCATGTGGGATCCCATGAATGACCGGCTCATGGACGTGGCTGCGGTGGAGGAAAAATACGGCCTCAGCCCGCTTCAGCTCCTTGATTATCTGTCGCTTACCGGGGATTCTGCGGATAATATCAAAGGCGTCCCAGGGGTCGGGCCCAAGACTGCGCAGAAGCTCCTTGCAGAACACAAGACCTTGGAAGGGCTGTATGAGCAGGTTGACGGCTTGAAAAAGTCTAAGATGAAGGAGCGACTCATCGTCCATAAGGAAGATGCCTTTCTTTCCCGTGATCTGGTTCGTCTCCAGGATAAGGCTGAGGTGGAGGCAGATCTCCAGGCCTATTTGGTGCGTGAATCCGACCCGGAGGCCCTGCGGGAGCTGCTCACTGAACTGGAATTTTTCACCCTGCTCAAGTCCGATGTCCCCGCTGCAAAGGTTACCACAGAGGGTTTTACCCTGGTCCGGCAGCGGCAGGAGTTGGAGCGGCTTATCAATCAGCTTGGGGAGCAGCTTGGAGAGCAGCTTGGAGAGCAGCTGCAAGGGGCTACGCATTTGGTTGTAGATACAGAAACCACCTCCCTTGATCCCCTGGAAGCGGAACTGGTGGGGATATCCCTTTGCACTGAGACAAAACAGGCTTGGTACCTGCCTTGCGGTCATCGGGATACAGGAGGAAATCTCCTGCCGGATCAGCTGGCCTTGCAGGATATTGTGGATTTACTCGGTCCTCTCCTGACTGATTCGACCCTTGCTAAGATCGGCCATAATCTCAAGTATGATTACGCCATCTTGGCAGCACCCCAGAACGGCGGCATCCGTTTAGCCGGTCCGCTCTACGACACCATGCTCGGGGCTTGGTTGCTTGAGCCCAGTCGTCGTTCCTATAAATTGGATGATCTCTGTCAGGAACTCGACCTGAAACTCACTCCTTTTAGCGAGGTGGTGGCCGGGGATAAGGCCCCGGATGCCTTTTGCCGGGTTGCCCCTGAAGCTGCTAAAAATTACAGCTGTGAGGATGTTTACGGTAGCCTGCGTCTTTTTGAGGAACAGCGAGCCGAGCTGGAAAAGCAGGGGCTGTGGAAGCTCTTTGCCGAGGTGGAAGGGGCCTTGATCCCGGTACTGGCCGCAATGGAAGAGACCGGCATCCTGCTGGATAAGGCGGTGCTGCAAGGCCTGACCCAGGAGTTCGGCGAGCGGCTGGATGTGCTGGAACAGGAGATCTTTGCTGTTGCTGGACACGCTTTTAATATCAACTCGTCCCAGCAGCTGGCGGAAGTGCTCTTTGACGAACTCGCCCTGCCCAAGGGCCGCAAAACCAAGACCGGCTATTCCACGGATATCAAGGTGCTGGAAAAGCTTTCCCATAAGCACGAATTGCCCGCCCTGATCGTCCGTTTCCGTAATCTGGCCAAGCTGAAATCCACCTATGTGGATAAATTACAGACTCATATCAGCCCGATTTCTGGCCGGGTTCATTCCTCGTTTAATCAATGGGGCACAGCCACGGGTCGCCTCAGCTCCAGCAATCCAAACTTACAGAACATCCCCATCCGTAGCGAGGAAGGCCGCCGAATTCGTTCCGCCTTTATTGCTCCGCCGGGTAGCCTGTTGCTGTCAGCAGATTACTCCCAGATTGATCTGCGGGTCATGGCTCATTACAGTCAAGACAAGGCCTTATTGGAGGCCTTTAGGGGGGAGGGAGATATCCATAGCCAGACTGCTGCTGAGATTTTTCAGGTGTCCCTGCCCCTGATCACCGGGGAAATGCGGCGGGTGGCTAAGAGTATCAACTTCGGCATTGTCTACGGCATGTCCGCCTTCGGGTTATCAGAGCAGCTGGGAATTACTCGTAAGGAGGCCCAGACCTTTATTGACCGCTATTTTGTCCATTATGCGGGGGTTCAGCAGTTTATGGATGATATTATGGATCAGGCTCGGGTGGACGGTTATGTCACTACCCTGTTGGGCAGGCGCAGGCAGCTGCCGGAGATCAACGCCTCCAACCGCAACCGTCGCCAGTTTGCTGAACGGATGGCTATCAATACCCCGATCCAGGGAACGGCCTCGGATATCATCAAGTTGGCTATGATGAAGGTGCATCATGAACTGATTGCGCAACAGGCCCAGGCCCGACTGCTGCTCCAGATTCATGATGAGCTGGTCCTAGAAGTACCGGAGGATGAGCTGGAATCGATCTCCGTCATGGTCAAAGAGGCGATGGAGTCGGTTATGACGCTGGATGTGCCGTTGAAGGTGAATACTGAGGTTGGGGGGAGTTTGGATAAGGGGGAATGA
- a CDS encoding MBOAT family O-acyltransferase has translation MLLLLLTVVVDYSAARLIYASEDEKRRKRILLVSVLVNLGILSSFKYANFFLENALLLLNSIGFHVDPITLQIILPVGISFYTFQSMSYTIDVFRGRVVPASNIMDYALYVSFFPQLVAGPIERSTHLLPQILSPRSISFEKIQIGFYYIACGLFLKIFMADNLARLVNPVFAANDPQTGFYYLLTGYAFAFQIYGDFAGYSWIAKGLGAILGFDIMDNFNLPYFSKNPQEFWRRWHISLSSWLRDYLYIPLGGNRNGQVRTVRNLFLTMLLGGLWHGAKMTFVAWGFFHAVLLALHHLVSPSIKGVGPEGKKRSPWFVNLVKTVFFFHLIVISWYFFRANNFEQVLVIFKALLTDFHFNFAGNKLFMQKIFFYISPVLLMQIIRYHTDNQLFIFRLPVPVRALIYSGAFYLVVIFGVTHAHEFIYFQF, from the coding sequence TTGCTCCTTCTTTTACTGACAGTTGTTGTGGATTATTCGGCAGCAAGGCTGATCTATGCCAGTGAAGATGAGAAGCGAAGAAAGCGCATTCTACTCGTCAGCGTCTTGGTGAACCTGGGAATTCTCAGCTCTTTTAAATACGCCAATTTTTTCCTGGAGAACGCCCTACTTCTGCTGAACAGTATTGGGTTTCATGTCGACCCGATTACCTTGCAGATTATCCTGCCTGTAGGAATCTCTTTCTACACATTTCAATCCATGAGCTATACCATTGATGTTTTTCGAGGCAGAGTCGTTCCTGCGTCCAACATAATGGATTATGCTCTCTATGTTTCTTTTTTCCCCCAGCTAGTTGCTGGACCGATAGAGCGGAGCACCCATCTGCTGCCGCAGATTCTTTCCCCAAGAAGCATTTCTTTTGAAAAGATTCAGATCGGTTTTTACTACATTGCGTGCGGTTTGTTTCTCAAAATTTTCATGGCCGACAACCTTGCTCGCTTGGTTAATCCCGTCTTTGCGGCCAACGACCCACAGACAGGATTCTATTATCTTCTGACAGGTTATGCTTTTGCCTTTCAAATCTATGGTGATTTTGCCGGTTACTCCTGGATAGCTAAAGGCTTAGGGGCGATACTCGGCTTTGACATCATGGATAACTTTAATCTGCCCTATTTTTCCAAAAATCCTCAGGAATTTTGGCGGAGATGGCATATCAGCTTATCCTCTTGGTTACGAGATTATCTGTACATTCCCTTGGGTGGGAATAGAAACGGGCAAGTCAGAACGGTTCGTAATCTTTTTTTGACCATGCTGCTCGGTGGCTTATGGCACGGTGCGAAGATGACTTTTGTCGCCTGGGGCTTTTTTCACGCGGTTTTGCTTGCCCTGCATCACCTTGTCAGTCCAAGCATTAAAGGCGTTGGGCCGGAAGGAAAGAAAAGAAGTCCTTGGTTTGTCAACCTAGTTAAGACGGTTTTCTTTTTTCACCTTATTGTTATCAGTTGGTATTTTTTCCGGGCAAACAACTTTGAGCAAGTGCTGGTAATATTCAAAGCTCTGCTGACAGACTTTCATTTTAATTTCGCTGGCAACAAACTGTTTATGCAGAAAATATTCTTTTATATTTCACCTGTTCTGCTTATGCAGATTATCCGGTACCATACCGATAACCAGCTCTTTATTTTTAGGCTACCGGTTCCGGTACGCGCCCTTATCTACAGCGGAGCGTTTTATCTTGTCGTTATATTCGGTGTAACCCATGCTCATGAATTCATTTATTTCCAATTTTAA